One genomic window of Ziziphus jujuba cultivar Dongzao chromosome 4, ASM3175591v1 includes the following:
- the LOC107415580 gene encoding protein DMP8, giving the protein MDPINNTRTTYSVLPLYVFYCPEIMEKPEGIGIKVYNNTAPEPHEETTVPIPHPNPDQSSSSAPEPEPGPGRKRRVMAKGVQKTLSKTSMLVNFLPTGTLLTFEMVLPSIYRNGRDCSAVTTMMIHLLLGLCALSCFFFHFTDSFRGPDGKVYYGFVTPKGLALFKPGLKVDVPKEDKYKMGLTDFVHAIMSVMVFVAIAFSDHRVTDCLFPGHEKEMDEVMKSFPLMVGIICSSLFLVFPNTRYGVGCMVA; this is encoded by the coding sequence ATGGATCCAATAAATAACACACGTACTACTTACTCTGTTCTCCctttgtatgttttttattGTCCAGAAATCATGGAGAAACCTGAAGGTATTGGAATCAAAGTTTACAACAACACAGCCCCAGAACCACATGAAGAGACCACCGTACCGATACCACACCCAAATCCTGATCAGTCCTCTTCATCGGCTCCGGAACCCGAACCCGGACCCGGCCGCAAACGGCGCGTCATGGCAAAGGGTGTCCAGAAAACCCTCTCGAAAACCTCCATGCTCGTAAACTTCCTCCCAACTGGCACACTCCTAACATTCGAGATGGTCCTCCCTTCAATATACCGCAATGGCCGAGACTGCTCTGCCGTCACCACCATGATGATCCACCTCCTTCTTGGCCTTTGCGCTCTCTCTTGCTTCTTCTTCCACTTCACCGACAGTTTCCGTGGTCCTGACGGCAAGGTCTACTATGGTTTCGTCACTCCAAAAGGATTAGCATTGTTCAAGCCGGGTCTCAAAGTGGATGTTCCCAAAGAAGACAAGTATAAGATGGGGTTGACGGACTTTGTCCATGCGATAATGTCGGTGATGGTGTTCGTGGCGATTGCGTTTTCGGATCACCGGGTGACGGATTGTCTGTTTCCGGGTCACGAGAAGGAAATGGATGAGGTTATGAAGAGCTTTCCTTTGATGGTGGGGATTATATGCAGTTCTCTGTTTCTTGTATTTCCCAACACTAGGTATGGGGTTGGATGCATGGTTGCTTGA
- the LOC107415564 gene encoding ATP-dependent zinc metalloprotease FTSH 6, chloroplastic: MSPALSLSISLPPICKSKDPTTKDIFLPKNSSRDKPCPRSNPSYFKVGRRDLLNSSSALGLIGGGLSVSRPARAEPESPVESTSNRMTYSRFLKYIDEGAVKKVDLFENGTVAIAEIFNPTLDKFQRVKIQLPGLPQGLLKKLEEQNVDFAVHPMEMNWWPAILDFLGNFAFPLILLGSLLLRSSSTNTPGGPNLPFGLGRSKAKFQMEPNTGVTFDDVAGVDEAKQDFQEIVEFLKTPEKFSAVGARIPKGVLLVGPPGTGKTLLAKAIAGEAGVPFFSLSGSEFIEMFVGVGASRVRDLFNKAKANSPCLVFIDEIDAVGRQRGTGIGGGNDEREQTLNQLLTEMDGFTENSGVIVIAATNRPEILDSALLRPGRFDRQVSVGLPDIRGREEILKVHSKNKKLDKDVSLSVIAMRTSGFSGADLANLMNEAAILAGRRGKDKITIKEIDDSIDRIVAGMEGTKMTDGKSKILVAYHEIGHAVCATMTPGHDPVQKVTLIPRGQARGLTWFIPGEDPTLISKQQLFARIVGGLGGRATEEVIFGEPETTTGASGDLQQVTQIARQMVTMFGMSEIGPWALTDPAVQSGDVVLRMLARNSMSEKLAEDIDSSVRRIIDSAYEIAKKHVRNNREAIDKLVEVLLEKETLTGDEFRAILSEFTDISSIEKMIDRTSIRELIEA; this comes from the exons ATGTCCCCTGCCTTATCTCTATCTATTTCCCTCCCTCCAATTTGCAAATCCAAAGACCCAACAACAAAGGATATTTTCCTACCAAAGAACAGTAGTAGAGACAAACCATGTCCCAGATCAAATCCCTCATATTTTAAAGTCGGCAGGAGAGACTTGCTAAATTCTTCTTCAGCCTTGGGCTTAATAGGAGGAGGGCTCTCTGTTTCTCGGCCCGCGAGAGCCGAGCCAGAGAGCCCAGTTGAATCAACTTCAAATAGAATGACTTACTCAAGATTCTTGAAGTACATAGATGAAGGTGCTGTGAAGAAGGTAGACCTGTTTGAGAATGGAACGGTTGCTATCGCAGAGATCTTCAATCCAACATTGGACAAGTTTCAGAGGGTCAAGATTCAGCTACCTGGATTGCCACAAGGATTGTTGAAGAAACTCGAAGAACAGAACGTGGATTTCGCAGTTCATCCAATGGAAATGAACTGGTGGCCTGCGATATTGGACTTTTTAGGAAACTTTGCTTTCCCATTGATATTGCTTGGCTCATTACTGTTAAGATCTTCATCCACAAATACACCAGGAGGTCCAAACTTACCTTTTGGACTTGgaag GAGCAAAGCAAAATTTCAGATGGAACCCAATACAGGGGTGACATTTGACGATGTGGCAGGAGTTGATGAAGCAAAGCAAGATTTCCAAGAGATTGTGGAGTTTTTGAAAACCCCAGAAAAGTTTTCTGCAGTTGGTGCAAGAATTCCAAAGGGGGTTCTACTAGTTGGGCCACCTGGGACTGGTAAAACTCTGCTGGCCAAAGCCATTGCTGGAGAAGCAGGGGTTCCTTTCTTCTCTCTGTCAGGATCAGAGTTCATAGAGATGTTTGTTGGAGTTGGGGCTTCCAGAGTGAGGGATTTATTCAACAAGGCAAAAGCCAATTCGCCATGCTTAGTTTTCATTGATGAAATAGATGCTGTTGGGAGACAGAGAGGAACAGGGATTGGTGGAGGAAATGATGAGAGAGAGCAAACACTGAACCAGTTGCTGACTGAAATGGATGGATTTACTGAGAATAGTGGAGTGATTGTGATTGCGGCTACTAATCGCCCTGAAATTCTTGATTCTGCTCTGCTCAGGCCTGGGAGATTTGACAGACaa GTTAGTGTTGGATTGCCAGATATAAGAGGAAGAGAAGAGATACTGAAGGTGCATAGCAAGAACAAGAAGCTGGACAAGGATGTTTCTCTGAGTGTAATAGCAATGCGAACATCAGGATTCAGCGGTGCAGACCTTGCCAACCTTATGAATGAAGCTGCCATTCTTGCTGGAAGAAGAGGCAAAGACaagataacaataaaagaaatcgACGACTCCATTGATCGAATTGTGGCAGGAATGGAAGGAACCAAAATGACAGATGGGAAGAGCAAAATTCTCGTGGCTTACCATGAAATAGGCCATGCCGTCTGCGC CACAATGACTCCAGGCCATGATCCGGTACAGAAAGTCACCCTTATTCCCAGAGGCCAAGCTCGCGGTCTAACATGGTTCATACCAGGTGAAGATCCAACTCTCATCTCTAAGCAACAACTATTTGCTAGAATAGTTGGAGGCCTAGGGGGTAGGGCTACAGAGGAAGTCATTTTTGGTGAACCAGAGACTACAACTGGAGCATCAGGGGACTTGCAACAGGTCACGCAGATAGCAAGACAG ATGGTGACAATGTTTGGGATGTCTGAAATTGGACCGTGGGCATTGACAGATCCGGCGGTTCAAAGCGGCGATGTAGTGCTGAGAATGCTAGCAAGAAATTCCATGTCAGAGAAACTTGCAGAGGATATTGATTCCTCGGTACGACGTATAATTGACAGTGCATATGAGATTGCAAAGAAACATGTAAGGAATAACAGGGAAGCCATAGATAAATTAGTGGAGGTGCTTTTAGAAAAGGAGACCCTCACAGGAGATGAATTCAGAGCAATCCTGTCTGAATTTACTGATATCTCTTCTATAGAGAAGATGATAGACAGGACCTCTATCCGGGAATTGATAGAAGCCTAG